TCGGGAGTGCTTTTCACCGCGCTCGCATTCGGCAAGCCGCTGCTGCTCACGCGGGTCGGAGGCTTCAGCGAAATCGCGGATGATCACCAAGCAGCGCTCGCCGTCGCACCCGACGACCTGACCGCCATCGCTCGCGGCCTGACCGAGCTGCTCGGTAACGATTCCGAACGCGAGCGTCTCAGCGCTTCCGCGATGGTATTGGCGGACGGCGAATTCGGTTGGTCCGCGATCGCACAGAGAACTTTGGAGCTCTACTCAGCTCTCCTGTAGCCTGCGAGTGTGAAGCGTTCGCAGCTGTCTATCCCGCTCTCCTTTGTAATTCTCGCGATCGCCGCTGCATCCGCGTCGGCAGCCACTCCCTACGGAAGCAAGCTTGCCTATCCGCCGAACCAAACACCATGCGGCTTTGCGTCCAACGCCGGTTCGGGTCCCACCTGGGTTCCAGGCGCATATGCGTACTGCACCTTCATTCAACGGACGGCACCGTTGTCGCTGGCTCATCCGGCAGTAAATCCCATTCAAAGCTCGGGAGTGATCACCCAAGTACGAACCTCGTTCGGCACGCCACCGCCCGCGACGTCGGGTGGATCGATCGCGTTGCAAAGCTTCGACGGTGCGGACCTGCGAGCCGACAAGGTCTCAGACCCGATCCTCTTGCCAGCGTCGCCGGGGACGTACGCATTTCCCACTCGCCTTCCGGTGACCGCGGGCCAGCTCATCGGCCTTCGCCTCGGAATGCGAATCGGATCGATCAATCCCGGTGGCGCCATCTCGATCCCGGTTGCCTTTGAGGACACTGGTTCTGGCAGTGCGGGCACGTTCACCGGTCAGTTCGGGACGGTCGCACCCGGGTCAACCGCCTCGTCATCTTCAATCAACGTCACGAACGGATTGCTTCAGCTCGCTTGGGACGTCGAGCCCGACGAGAACGGCGACGGTTTCGGCGACGAGACGCAGGACGCCATCGCTCCACTACTGCGCCGGGACGGATCTCGCAAGCAGCGCGTTGTCTTGCGCAAGAGCGTCCGCCTCGCGGTGACGTCCAACGAATCTGGATTCGTCAACGTCTCGGGAACCATGCGCATCGGCGCCGCGAAGAAGTCGACGAAGCTCGCGGCGCAAGATTTCCCGGTGGCCAGAGACGTGAACACAAAGATTGCATTCGTCGTCAAGAAGAGTCTCCTGAAAAAGATCTCTGCAGGGTTGAAGAAAAAGCGGACGGTCACGATCAAGCTGGTGGTCGTCGCCCGTGACCGTGCTGGCAACCCATCAGCACCTCAGACGCTCAAGCTCACAGCCAAGAAATAGCCACAGCGCCGCGACCCGCGATAATCGACGCCCGATGCGCACCGCCCTCGAGATCATCTTCTGGCTGTCCGCTGGCCTGCTCATCTATGCGCAGTTCGGCTACCCGCTACTGCTCGCGATCTTCTCAGGGCCCGCGCCGCAGGCGCCGAGCAAAGCCGACTACCCAAGCGCCACCCTGATCATCGCCGCCTACGCCGAGGCCACCGTGATCGAGGCCAAGGTCAAGAACGCCCTCGCGCTCGACTACCCACGCGAGTGCCTGCAGATCATCGTCGCCTGCGACGGTTCGCCAGACGACACGCCGGCAATCGCCCGCGCAGCAGGAGCCGACCTCGTGCTCGACCTCCCGCACGGCGGCAAGATGGCCGCGCAGAACACCGCCGTCGAGCAGGCAACCGGCGAAATCCTCGCCTTCAGCGACGCCAACACAATGTGGGAGCCCGACGCGCTCAAGCGCCTCATCGATGCATTCGAAGAACCCGGCATCGACTACGTCTGCGGCCGGGTCAACTTCGTCAACGAGACCGGCGACAACCAGGAAGGTCTCTACTGGCGATACGAGATGTGGCTGCGCGCTCGCGAGTCTTCGTTGAGGTCAGTCACCGCAGGCAACGGCGCGATCTATGCGGTTGACCCCGCGACCTACAAGGCGATCTCCCCCGTAACCGGCCACGACCTTACGCTCCCATTCCGCACCGTCAAACTCGGCGGCCGCGCAATCGACGCACCAGCGGCCCGCGCCTCCGAGGTCATGGTTCCGAACATCAGCGGTGAGTTCAAACGCAAGCGCCGCATGATGAGCTTTGCCTGGCCGATCATTCTCGGCGGCGGGATGCTCAAGCCCAAGGGTTACGGCGCGACCTACACGTGGATGATCTTCTCGCACCGCGTACTGCGTTACGAGGCGCCGTTCCTGCATCTGGCCGCGCTGATCACCAGCGCGATCCTCGCGCCGGAGTCCACGCTCTACCTCGTGCTCCTGATCCTCCAGCTTGCGCTTCTGCTCGCCGCACTCATTGCGCCGATCATCAAGTTCAAGCCCTTCTTGGTCGCTCGCTACTACGTGCTCACAACTGCGTCTGTCGCGCTCGGGTTGGTGGACTACATGAGGAAGGGCACCGAGCAGATCCTCGACGAGGGCTGGACGCCGCCAGAAGGAACGCGTTAGCCAGCCGTCAGCTGCTCTCGAAGCTCCACGAGCTTGGCCTCAAACTTTGGAACTTCGCCTTCGGCGTGCCTTTCGCGCCAAGTGACTCTTGAGAATTCGTATGTGTTCGAGCGAAATCTCGACACGCTCTGCGTCAGTGCGGGTCATAGGCCAACTGCCTCCTCAAGAGCTGACGATCGAATTTTTCCCCTCAACCCACGCGACGGAATCACGTCGACGTCATGGTCGAGAACCTTGTGAATTTCGCGCTGGAGTCGAGCTAGGTCCACGAGGGTGAAAGGGGATTCGATGTCGATCAATAGGTCGATATCGCTGGCCGGTCCGTCTTCGCCGCGGGCGACGGAGCCGAACACGCGAACATTTGAAGCCCCGGCATTCTGGACCTCAGCGAGCACCAGATGGCGATGACGCACGAGCTTCCGCCCGAGCTCCGTCTTCGGTTTGAACCGTGGCGGAGACAACTTCAAGAGTCGCGAGACTTCGGGCTGACTCCGGCCCAGGCTCGCGGAGATCTCGCGCTGAGTCATCCCCGCCTGGTGGGCATCCGCAACCGAGTTCACGAGCAACTCACGAGCCTGTGCACGCAATTGTTCAGCTGTTTCCGCCGACTCCGCGAGCCGCCGTTCGATCACCGCGTGGAAGTGAGTGGGTGTGACGACCGTCGGCATCGACCAAGTATAGCAATTGCTATCAAACCGAGTAAGCGATAATCCCGCCCAAGATGCGCCGCGCCTTCGACATCCTCGTCTCCGCCCTGGCGCTGCTCGTCGCCAGCCCGATCCTGCTCGGCGCAATCCTCTGGATCGTCATCGAATCCCCAGGCTCGCCATTCTTCCGCCAGCGCCGCGTAGGCAAGGACGGCCAGGACTTCATGCTCATGAAGCTGCGCACGATGGTCAAGAACGCCGAGTCCAAGGGCGCCGGCCTCGCAGTAGACGAGAACGACGACCGCATCCTCAAATCAGGCGCGTTCCTCAGGCGATTCTCGATCGACGAGATCCCGAACCTCATCAACGTCCTAAAAGGCGAGATGAGCATCATCGGGCCAAGGCCAACCGTGCGCGCCCAGGTGGACAAGTACAACGAGCACCAGCTTCGACGACTCGAGGTCAAGCCCGGCATCACCGGCTGGGCTCAGGTCAACGGCCGGGCGGCACTGCCCTGGAGCGAGCGCATCGATCTTGACGTCTGGTACGTCGATCACCGCAGTGCAAAACTCGACGCGCAGATCATGCTGCGAACGATCAAACTCCTGTTCAGCGGCGACGACCTCTACCGAGGCGAAACCGGCGGATGGAAATAGCCCGCTAGGCCCGACGCTTCTTGCGCTCGGAAGCGCCGTCCTTGCCGACAACCTTCGGCGACCAACAATCCTCGACGAAGTCGATCACTTCGCCGGTGATGCGCGCCGGCGTCAGGCGCAGCTCGGCGATCGAATTGGCGTCGATCAGCCGGGCGTCCGGCAACAGCGCGGCAAGGTCCTTGGCGTCGTTGTACGGGTGGATCGGGTCGTAGTGGTGACCGATCACGAGCGTCGGCTGCTTGATGTTCTTGCGTTGCTCCTGGGTCGGAGCGATCTGGCCGTAGAAGAGGCCCTTCAAGATGTCGACCGTTGACTTCGGGTCGCGCTTCACAAGATCCAGCAAGATGTTCGCGCCGAACGGCAGTGGTGCTTCTGGGAT
This region of Solirubrobacterales bacterium genomic DNA includes:
- a CDS encoding nucleotidyltransferase domain-containing protein produces the protein MPTVVTPTHFHAVIERRLAESAETAEQLRAQARELLVNSVADAHQAGMTQREISASLGRSQPEVSRLLKLSPPRFKPKTELGRKLVRHRHLVLAEVQNAGASNVRVFGSVARGEDGPASDIDLLIDIESPFTLVDLARLQREIHKVLDHDVDVIPSRGLRGKIRSSALEEAVGL
- a CDS encoding glycosyltransferase, which produces MRTALEIIFWLSAGLLIYAQFGYPLLLAIFSGPAPQAPSKADYPSATLIIAAYAEATVIEAKVKNALALDYPRECLQIIVACDGSPDDTPAIARAAGADLVLDLPHGGKMAAQNTAVEQATGEILAFSDANTMWEPDALKRLIDAFEEPGIDYVCGRVNFVNETGDNQEGLYWRYEMWLRARESSLRSVTAGNGAIYAVDPATYKAISPVTGHDLTLPFRTVKLGGRAIDAPAARASEVMVPNISGEFKRKRRMMSFAWPIILGGGMLKPKGYGATYTWMIFSHRVLRYEAPFLHLAALITSAILAPESTLYLVLLILQLALLLAALIAPIIKFKPFLVARYYVLTTASVALGLVDYMRKGTEQILDEGWTPPEGTR
- a CDS encoding sugar transferase, yielding MRRAFDILVSALALLVASPILLGAILWIVIESPGSPFFRQRRVGKDGQDFMLMKLRTMVKNAESKGAGLAVDENDDRILKSGAFLRRFSIDEIPNLINVLKGEMSIIGPRPTVRAQVDKYNEHQLRRLEVKPGITGWAQVNGRAALPWSERIDLDVWYVDHRSAKLDAQIMLRTIKLLFSGDDLYRGETGGWK